Proteins co-encoded in one Spirochaetaceae bacterium genomic window:
- a CDS encoding PUR family DNA/RNA-binding protein produces MPLTAKLCYSNRTMGVRGEIFSITTFAGDKTYFFNIKENRYKNIYMTIAESVRKANGGFERFQLAVFEEDFAFFSVMLWKAEELIEQNITSWEDKLTAKSGKRFYSFKLEPAIRKWPACLTITEHKNDEDVKNNRVIKLFKDNVTNFSIGFNKCRAYKEGGHANLNKPYNPNKS; encoded by the coding sequence TTGCCATTAACTGCTAAGTTATGTTATAGTAACCGCACTATGGGTGTACGCGGCGAAATTTTTAGCATAACCACCTTTGCCGGTGATAAAACTTATTTTTTTAACATTAAAGAAAATAGATATAAAAATATTTATATGACTATCGCCGAAAGTGTGCGTAAAGCTAACGGCGGCTTCGAGCGTTTTCAGTTGGCCGTTTTTGAAGAAGATTTTGCCTTTTTTAGTGTTATGTTATGGAAGGCAGAAGAACTTATAGAGCAAAATATTACCAGCTGGGAAGATAAATTAACAGCCAAAAGCGGTAAGCGTTTTTATAGCTTTAAGCTGGAACCGGCTATAAGAAAGTGGCCGGCTTGTTTAACTATAACCGAACATAAAAATGACGAAGATGTTAAAAATAACAGAGTAATTAAGCTTTTTAAAGATAACGTTACCAACTTTAGTATTGGTTTTAATAAATGCCGGGCCTATAAAGAGGGCGGCCATGCCAACCTTAATAAACCTTATAATCCAAATAAAAGTTAA
- the nadE gene encoding NAD(+) synthase, with amino-acid sequence MQDNLEQLLTDICKGLQNYIAGIGFTKVHLGLSGGLDSALVAALACFSLGPANVKGFLLPSRYSSRHSLDDALALADNLQISHDTIALESVHQSLEQLLSPHFSLTGLPDENLQARLRGVILMAYSNSTGSLLLSTSNKSELAVGYGTLYGDMCGGLNPIGNLYKTEVYALCRYINKIKGNVIPNNILTKAPSAELRPNQKDSDSLPDYPTLDNILKLYLDKNLSLEQITAAGYNYEVVSKIIKLNKNNLFKTAQSPPILELRGVVL; translated from the coding sequence ATGCAAGATAACTTAGAGCAGCTTTTAACAGATATTTGTAAAGGGTTACAAAATTATATCGCCGGCATTGGTTTTACTAAAGTCCATTTAGGGTTAAGCGGCGGCTTAGACAGCGCCTTAGTGGCCGCATTGGCTTGTTTTAGTTTAGGGCCGGCTAATGTAAAAGGATTTTTACTGCCCAGCCGCTATAGCAGCCGGCATAGTCTTGATGATGCTTTAGCTTTAGCCGATAATTTACAGATTAGCCACGATACCATAGCCCTAGAGAGCGTTCACCAAAGTCTTGAGCAACTGCTAAGCCCGCACTTTAGCTTAACCGGACTGCCCGATGAAAATTTGCAGGCTCGCTTACGCGGCGTTATTTTAATGGCTTACTCTAATAGTACCGGCAGTCTCTTACTTTCTACCAGCAATAAAAGCGAGCTGGCCGTAGGTTACGGCACTTTATACGGTGATATGTGCGGTGGGTTAAACCCTATTGGGAACCTTTATAAAACCGAAGTTTATGCTTTATGCCGCTATATTAATAAAATAAAAGGCAATGTTATACCTAATAATATCCTAACCAAAGCCCCTTCTGCCGAGCTGCGGCCAAACCAAAAAGATAGCGATAGTCTGCCCGATTACCCTACCTTAGATAATATTTTAAAATTATATTTAGATAAAAACCTATCTTTAGAGCAAATTACAGCGGCCGGTTACAATTACGAGGTAGTAAGCAAGATAATTAAGTTAAATAAAAATAATTTGTTTAAGACGGCACAAAGCCCGCCTATCTTAGAATTAAGAGGGGTTGTACTTTAA
- the glpK gene encoding glycerol kinase GlpK, with protein MTQYLIALDQGTTSSRTIIFDKQSKIVGLAQKEFKQIYPQPGWVEHDPYEIWASQLATLKEVCKSAGITAKQIAAIALTNQRESTLVWDKTTGEPIYNTIVWQCRRTAGHCDELKAKGFDKVIKDKTGLIIDAYFSATKLSWLLDNIAGARVKAESGQLLFGTVDSWLLWQLTKGEVHATDYSNASRTMLFNIHTLQWDNDLLKEFNIPLQMLPQVKPSSYLYGYSAAEFLGHEIPISGVIGDQQAALFGQGCFEAGAVKNTYGTGCFILMNTGAKAINSQNGLITTIAWGVNNQIDYALEGSIFVAGAAIQWLRDELQLLTDVAASESYATAVNDNGGVYVVPAFVGLGAPYWQQHVSGLITGLRRNSSKAHLIRATLESLAYQSCDVIKAMQADAAIPLKHLYANGGASNNNFLMQFQADILNTEVIRPAITESTALGAAYLAGLAVGYYKDKADIIKNITATGTTFKPLIDDNYRTKLLNGWQQAIKQALT; from the coding sequence ATGACGCAATATTTAATAGCCCTCGATCAAGGCACAACTAGTAGCCGCACTATCATCTTTGATAAGCAAAGTAAGATAGTTGGCTTAGCTCAAAAAGAGTTTAAACAAATTTACCCGCAACCGGGCTGGGTAGAGCACGACCCATACGAAATTTGGGCCAGCCAGTTAGCCACTCTAAAAGAGGTTTGTAAAAGCGCCGGCATAACGGCCAAGCAAATAGCCGCCATCGCCTTAACCAACCAGCGCGAAAGTACCCTTGTATGGGATAAAACTACGGGTGAACCTATCTATAACACTATTGTGTGGCAGTGCCGCCGCACCGCCGGCCACTGTGATGAGCTTAAAGCCAAAGGTTTTGACAAAGTAATTAAAGATAAAACGGGGTTAATTATTGACGCTTATTTTTCGGCCACTAAGCTTAGCTGGCTACTGGATAATATAGCAGGCGCCCGGGTTAAAGCCGAAAGCGGACAATTACTTTTTGGCACGGTAGATAGCTGGTTGTTATGGCAGCTTACTAAAGGCGAGGTGCACGCTACCGATTATAGCAACGCCAGCCGTACTATGCTCTTTAATATTCATACATTACAATGGGATAACGATTTACTTAAAGAATTTAATATCCCGCTGCAAATGTTACCGCAGGTAAAACCCTCTAGCTATCTTTATGGTTATAGTGCCGCCGAGTTTTTAGGGCACGAAATACCCATTAGCGGCGTAATTGGCGACCAACAGGCAGCTCTTTTTGGACAAGGTTGCTTTGAGGCGGGAGCCGTTAAAAATACTTACGGCACGGGCTGCTTTATCTTAATGAATACCGGCGCTAAAGCGATAAACTCGCAGAATGGCCTTATCACCACCATTGCTTGGGGAGTAAATAACCAAATTGATTACGCCTTAGAGGGCAGTATCTTTGTGGCAGGGGCGGCCATTCAGTGGTTACGCGACGAACTACAGCTGCTAACCGATGTGGCCGCCAGTGAAAGTTATGCTACAGCGGTAAACGATAACGGTGGGGTTTATGTCGTGCCGGCCTTTGTGGGGCTAGGTGCACCTTATTGGCAGCAGCACGTCAGCGGTCTTATTACCGGGTTGCGGCGCAATAGCAGCAAAGCCCATCTTATTAGGGCTACTTTAGAATCTTTAGCCTATCAAAGTTGCGATGTCATTAAAGCTATGCAAGCCGATGCCGCTATTCCTCTTAAACATTTGTATGCCAACGGCGGGGCTAGCAACAATAATTTTTTAATGCAATTTCAGGCTGATATTTTAAATACCGAAGTTATCCGTCCTGCTATTACCGAAAGCACAGCTTTAGGCGCCGCCTATTTAGCCGGCTTAGCCGTAGGTTATTATAAAGATAAAGCCGATATTATTAAAAATATTACCGCTACCGGTACTACCTTTAAACCGCTAATAGACGATAATTACCGTACTAAGCTGCTTAACGGCTGGCAGCAAGCTATTAAACAAGCTCTTACTTAA
- a CDS encoding VanW family protein, whose translation MARKLFCEYSSLTYRLSVYKCCLKRHWQNFFKGYRLAKVKEIQPLPVVVYSHKSLIRRKLGNVDMTLQENKAVNLQLASQKVNGIIIKPGQIFSFWYLVGAVTARKGYKEGLVIAKGAPSSGIGGGLCQFTNLIHWLVLHSPLEITEHHHHDAIDLFPDYGRQIPFGCGTSIMYNYLDYRFANNTALTFQLLVWCDEHHLCAELRANQLLPYRYHIKAQQEFFSREQGVVYRNNNIYRRVVDVKTGNTMEDKEIKANHAQVLYDTNQLVIKDE comes from the coding sequence TTGGCCAGAAAATTATTTTGCGAATATTCATCTTTAACTTATCGTTTATCGGTATATAAATGCTGTCTTAAACGGCATTGGCAAAATTTTTTTAAAGGTTATCGTTTAGCTAAAGTTAAAGAAATACAGCCGCTGCCGGTCGTAGTTTATAGCCATAAATCTTTAATAAGGCGCAAGCTTGGGAATGTTGATATGACATTACAAGAAAATAAAGCTGTCAATTTACAGTTGGCCAGCCAAAAAGTAAATGGTATTATTATTAAACCCGGTCAAATTTTTTCGTTCTGGTATTTGGTAGGAGCAGTTACTGCTCGCAAAGGCTACAAAGAGGGCTTAGTTATTGCTAAAGGTGCACCTAGCAGCGGTATTGGCGGCGGGCTTTGCCAGTTTACTAACCTTATTCATTGGCTGGTTTTGCACAGCCCGCTTGAGATTACAGAGCACCACCACCACGATGCTATCGATTTATTTCCCGATTACGGCCGCCAAATTCCTTTTGGCTGCGGCACCTCCATTATGTATAATTATTTAGATTACCGTTTTGCTAACAACACAGCTTTAACTTTTCAATTATTGGTATGGTGCGATGAGCACCACCTTTGTGCCGAGCTGCGCGCTAACCAGTTACTGCCTTATCGCTACCATATTAAAGCTCAGCAAGAATTTTTCTCACGCGAGCAAGGAGTAGTTTACCGTAACAATAATATTTACCGCCGTGTGGTTGATGTAAAAACCGGTAACACTATGGAAGATAAAGAGATTAAAGCCAATCATGCCCAGGTGCTTTACGATACTAATCAACTAGTTATTAAAGATGAGTAA
- a CDS encoding DUF3825 domain-containing protein, protein MAYQIQLLKNFAVLPNWEDKLGELITLANTEDWTFKKPVLSKKGNEITYPILRNYLDHTFNKVKNDYDQASDMNKNKYFLISEDIACFDTGLFTKYYERIFAFFEKNRNPLKYQWVFIGFKKESDHNFQNVTRLYKLPERANYFSNVSELIYDYRLPIQPPSAEHVLEDIDNFERIPIEIRNNRRKNDIYQSLVGAVKNVEKRLAGNYKIAIPQYFQNKIQLLIPIDLGAEKVNLALALNKYENYYSGRTLLTLEMAYNNARLIVKPESDWLLP, encoded by the coding sequence ATGGCTTATCAAATACAATTACTAAAAAATTTTGCTGTTTTGCCTAATTGGGAAGATAAATTAGGAGAACTAATTACTTTAGCTAACACAGAGGACTGGACATTTAAAAAGCCAGTTTTAAGTAAAAAAGGTAACGAAATAACATATCCTATTTTAAGAAACTATTTAGACCACACTTTTAATAAAGTTAAAAATGATTATGACCAAGCAAGTGATATGAACAAGAATAAGTATTTCTTAATATCGGAGGATATAGCTTGTTTTGATACTGGCCTCTTTACAAAATACTATGAAAGAATTTTTGCTTTTTTTGAAAAAAATAGAAACCCACTCAAGTACCAATGGGTTTTCATTGGCTTTAAAAAAGAAAGCGACCACAATTTTCAAAATGTTACTCGTTTATATAAGTTACCAGAACGTGCCAACTATTTTTCTAACGTTTCTGAGTTGATTTATGATTACAGATTGCCTATTCAGCCACCATCTGCAGAGCATGTATTAGAGGATATTGACAATTTTGAAAGAATACCTATAGAAATAAGGAATAATCGCCGTAAAAATGATATATACCAATCATTAGTAGGAGCTGTAAAAAATGTTGAAAAACGCTTAGCTGGTAACTATAAAATTGCCATACCTCAATACTTTCAAAATAAAATACAACTGTTAATCCCGATTGATTTAGGAGCAGAAAAAGTAAACTTGGCTTTAGCTTTAAATAAATACGAAAACTATTATTCTGGTAGAACGCTTTTGACTTTAGAAATGGCTTACAATAATGCCCGTTTAATTGTTAAGCCTGAAAGTGATTGGCTTTTACCGTAA